A window of the Loxodonta africana isolate mLoxAfr1 chromosome 3, mLoxAfr1.hap2, whole genome shotgun sequence genome harbors these coding sequences:
- the APC2 gene encoding adenomatous polyposis coli protein 2 isoform X2 has product MASSVASYEQLVRQVEALKAENSHLRQELRDNSSHLSKLETETSGMKEVLQHLQGKLEQEARVLVSSGQTEVLEQLKALQMDISSLYNLKFQPPALGPELLTRSPEGSPLHGSGPSKDGVGEPSRATIRLLEELDRERCFLLNEIEKEEKEKLWYFSQLQGLAKRLDELPHVETQFSMQMDLIRQQLEFEAQHIRSLMEERFGTSDEMVQRAQIRVSRLEQIDKELLEAQDRVQQTEPQALLAVKSVPVDEDPETEVPTHPDDGAPQPGNSKVEVVFWLLSMLATRDQEDTARTLLAMSGSPESCVAMRRSGCLPLLLQILHGAEAGPGTGGGAGTLGAPGAKDARMRANAALHNIVFSQPDQGLARKEMRVLHVLEQVRAYCETCWDWLRARDGGSDAGGAGGAPVPIEPQICQATCAIMKLSFDEEYRRAMNELGGLQAVAELLQVDFEMHKMTRDPLNLALRRYAGMTLTNLTFGDVANKATLCARRGCMEAIVAQLGSDSEELHQVVSSILRNLSWRADINSKKVLREVGSMTALMQCVLRATKESTLKSVLSALWNLSAHSTENKAAICQVDGALGFLVSTLTYRCQSNSLAIIESGGGILRNVSSLIATREDYRQVLRDHNCLQTLLQHLTSHSLTIVSNACGTLWNLSARSPRDQELLWDLGAVGMLRNLVHSKHKMIAMGSAAALRNLLAHRPTKYQAAATAVSPGACVPSLYVRKQRALEAELEARHLAQALDHLDKEGLPEPAPAAKKPLAPLRHLDGLAQDYASDSGCFDDDDAPSLAAGASATTEAPSPAVLSLFLGSPFLQGQALARTSPPRRGPEPDKEVGSGEVAVAAKARLALAVARIDRLVEDISALHTSSDDSFSLSSAGDPGQEAPLPPREGRAQSCSPGRGPEGARREAGSRAHPLLRLKAAHASLSNDSLNSGSTSDGYCPREHMRPCPLAALAEHREDPPCGPARPGRLDLDPLVSRVEPPARESADARVRTIKLSPTYQHVPLLEGMAKAGAVPAARTQAWLPAEGPASETPPTLTAGDGAPLCLSRCSSLSSLSSAGRPGPSEGGDLEDSDSSLEALEEAGPGEAAAGITWRVPEASLPVAIPAPRRGRGRGLGTEDATPSSSSENYVQETPLVLSRCSSVSSLGSFGSPSIASSVPSEPCSGLGSGTVSPSELPDSPGQTMPPSRSKTPPAAGPGPGERSGGTSQFCLQWESYVKRFLDIADCRERCRLPSELDAGSVRFTVEKPGEDFSCASSLSALPPYEHYVQQDVELRLLPPARPERGGFAGHRRPDETGARLEGPAPTAPRACTPSTATTTADTELDLLRACLGTAVPARVRKVASALVSGRHRALPVPVYMLVPAPAREDDSGSDSPEGTPVNFSSTASLSDETLQGPPRDRPGGRQDRQTPAGRSTSSRQTSGQQYRAGGVSQNMEQARGKSRSRAGLELPLGRPPSARSDQDGPCPGRARGDGGLQSLCLTTPTEEAVYCFYNDSDDEKPATAAKPPRRASAIPRALKTERQVGRKAVPKAVPKAPPKAAPPALPPPRAHPSLIVDETPPCYSLSSSVSSLSEPEPEQTAGQPHGQGSAVGKNSDVASGHGGGSPSPRAEEEMLRSCISSAMPRRRTPASGSQRQKPRPAQPCAEAARERGEEAAGSDRGASDLDSVEWRAIQEGANSIVTWLHQAAAAAATQEAKSDSVPSYTSAPNTDRKRRRPRAEGQAVSAGRQERRAVFDRSGPEQPRGAQKAVSGVPAVLRGRTVIYMPTPTPRGQLRGAPGPRVAPRKTEPPSPAQPAARTLTPGSGQQRSRSLHRPGKISELALRSPLQRSATPPARLAKTPSPGSSQSSSAAPPPPRKGPQSAPPGPLPGPGASLPGPKTPTRALLAKAHKTQKSPVRIPFMQKPARRAPPPLARTVRELGPRGRAGTEGGAGTHGGRLGLVRVASARSSGSESSERSGFRRQLTFIKESPGLARRRRAELAPTEAPGTPQASSPRRGRPALPAVFLCSSRCDELRVAPRKAPAPARTPASRPGPGPTARPPRRTSSESPSRLPVRTPAPRPEAVRRYASLPHISVARGPVAPGPSTPADTVRRGSDSEARALPRVAAPGSTWRRIRDEDVPHILRSTLPASALPLGGAAAPEGIPGSPPPPRKTSDAVVQTEDFATTKTNSSTSPSLESREPPQSPASGPGPLGSDVDRPSPSKAPPAVPFAHEGLGVPAGGFPASRHGSPSRSARVPPFNYVPSPMAAATTPDSAVEKAPATAPAGLLE; this is encoded by the exons ATGGCGAGCTCGGTGGCATCGTACGAGCAGCTGGTGCGGCAGGTGGAGGCCTTGAAGGCCGAGAACAGCCACCTGAGGCAGGAGCTGCGGGACAACTCGAGCCACCTGTCCAAGCTGGAGACGGAGACATCGGGCATGAAG GAGGTGCTGCAGCATCTGCAGGGCAAGCTGGAACAGGAGGCCCGCGTGCTGGTATCCTCGGGGCAGACGGAGGTGCTGGAGCAGCTGAAAG CCCTGCAAATGGACATCTCCAGCCTGTACAACCTCAAGTTCCAGCCGCCGGCCCTGGGCCCTGAGCTCCTGACACGGAGCCCAGAGGGAAGTCCCCTCCATGGCTCTGGGCCCTCCAAGGATGGCGTCGGGGAGCCTAGCCGGGCCACCATCCGCCTGCTGGAGGAGCTAGACCGGGAACG GTGCTTTCTGCTGAATGAGATCgagaaagaggagaaggagaaaCTGTGGTATTTCTCCCAGCTGCAGGGCCTGGCCAAGCGCCTGGACGAGCTGCCGCACGTGGAGACC CAGTTCTCAATGCAGATGGACTTGATCCGGCAGCAGCTGGAGTTCGAGGCACAGCACATCCGCTCGCTGATGGAGGAGCGTTTCGGCACCTCGGACGAGATGGTGCAGCGCGCGCAG ATCCGCGTCTCTCGCCTGGAGCAGATTGACAAGGAGCTGCTGGAGGCCCAGGACCGGGTGCAGCAGACCGAGCCCCAG GCCCTGCTGGCGGTGAAGTCGGTGCCCGTGGACGAGGACCCTGAGACGGAGGTCCCCACGCACCCCGACGATGGTGCCCCTCAGCCGGGCAACAGCAAG GTGGAGGTGGTGTTCTGGCTGCTGTCCATGCTGGCGACACGTGACCAGGAGGACACGGCGCGGACGCTGCTTGCCATGTCGGGCTCGCCCGAGAGCTGCGTGGCCATGCGCCGCTCGGGCTGCCTGCCGCTGCTGCTGCAGATCCTGCATGGCGCTGAGGCTGGGCCGGGGACCGGGGGCGGCGCGGGGACCCTCGGGGCGCCCGGTGCCAAGGACGCGCGCATGCGCGCCAACGCGGCGCTGCACAACATCGTCTTCTCGCAGCCGGACCAGGGCCTGGCGCGCAAGGAGATGCGTGTGCTGCACGTGCTGGAGCAGGTCCGGGCTTACTGCGAGACCTGCTGGGACTGGCTGCGCGCGCGCGATGGCGGCTCGGACGCAGGCGGCGCAGGTGGCG CCCCTGTCCCCATTGAGCCACAGATCTGTCAGGCCACCTGTGCCATCATGAAGCTGTCCTTTGATGAGGAGTACCGACGGGCCATGAACGAGCTGG GTGGGCTGCAGGCTGTGGCCGAGCTTTTGCAGGTGGACTTTGAGATGCACAAGATGACCCGTGACCCCCTTAACCTCGCCCTGCGGCGCTACGCCGGCATGACTCTCACCAACCTCACCTTCGGGGATGTCGCCAACAAG GCCACCCTGTGCGCACGCAGGGGCTGCATGGAGGCCATTGTGGCTCAGCTGGGCTCGGACAGCGAGGAGCTCCACCAG GTGGTGTCCAGCATCCTGAGGAACCTGTCCTGGCGTGCGGACATCAACAGTAAGAAGGTGCTGAGAGAGGTTGGCAGCATGACCGCCCTGATGCAGTGTGTCCTTCGGGCCACCAAG gaGTCCACCCTGAAGAGCGTGCTCAGCGCCCTGTGGAACCTGTCGGCGCACAGCACAGAGAACAAGGCGGCCATCTGCCAGGTGGACGGTGCGCTGGGCTTCCTGGTGAGCACGCTGACCTACAGGTGCCAGAGCAACTCGCTGGCCATCATTGAGAGTGGCGGCGGCATCCTGCGCAACGTGTCCAGCCTCATCGCCACCCGCGAGGACTACAG GCAGGTGCTTCGCGACCACAACTGCCTGCAGACGCTGCTCCAGCACCTGACATCACACAGTCTGACCATCGTCAGCAATGCCTGCGGCACACTCTGGAACTTGTCAGCCCGCAGCCCCCGCGACCAGGAGCTGCTCTGGGACCTGGGCGCTGTGGGCATGCTTCGCAACCTGGTTCACTCCAAGCACAAGATGATTGCCATGGGCAGCGCAGCCGCCCTGCGCAACTTGCTGGCCCATCGGCCCACCAAGTACCAGGCGGCAGCCACGGCGGTGTCGCCAGGCGCCTGTGTGCCCAGCCTGTATGTGCGCAAACAAAGGGCGCTGGAGGCTGAGCTGGAAGCCCGGCACCTGGCACAGGCGCTGGACCACTTGGACAAGGAGGGGCTGCCTGAGCCCGCGCCTGCCGCCAAGAAGCCACTGGCACCCCTGCGGCACCTGGACGGGCTGGCGCAGGACTATGCCTCGGATTCGGGCTGCTTCGACGACGACGACGCCCCCTCCCTGGCTGCCGGGGCCAGCGCCACCACTGAGGCCCCCAGCCCGGCCGTGCTGTCCCTCTTCCTGGGCAGCCCCTTTCTGCAGGGCCAGGCCCTGGCCCGTACCTCGCCCCCCCGGCGCGGCCCAGAGCCTGACAAGGAGGTGGGCAGCGGGGAGGTGGCCGTAGCGGCCAAGGCCAGACTGGCGCTGGCTGTGGCTCGCATTGACCGGCTGGTGGAAGACATTTCGGCTCTGCACACCTCATCCGACGACAGCTTCAGCCTCAGCTCAGCAGGGGACCCTGGGCAGGAGGCCCCGTTGCCACCTCGCGAGGGCCGCGCCCAATCCTGCTCGCCTGGCCGGGGGCCCGAGGGGGCTCGGCGGGAGGCGGGCAGCCGGGCCCACCCGCTGCTGCGGCTCAAGGCGGCGCATGCCAGCCTGTCCAATGACAGTCTCAACAGCGGCAGCACCAGCGATGGCTACTGCCCTCGTGAGCACATGCGGCCCTGCCCactggccgcgctggccgagcaCCGCGAGGACCCCCCATGTGGGCCTGCACGGCCTGGCCGGCTGGACCTGGACCCTCTGGTCAGCCGGGTAGAGCCCCCAGCCCGAGAGTCTGCTGACGCCCGCGTGCGCACCATTAAGCTGTCACCCACCTACCAACACGTGCCGCTGCTTGAGGGCATGGCCAAGGCGGGGGCCGTGCCAGCTGCACGCACACAGGCCTGGCTGCCAGCCGAGGGCCCTGCGTCTGAGACGCCACCCACACTCACTGCAGGGGATGGGGCGCCGCTCTGCCTGTCCCGCTGCAGTTCCCTGTCCTCGCTGTCCTCGGCCGGGCGCCCAGGCCCCAGTGAGGGTGGTGACCTAGAAGACAGCGACTCATCCCTGGAAGCACTCGAGGAGGCTGGCCCTGGTGAGGCGGCAGCAGGCATCACGTGGCGGGTGCCAGAGGCCTCGCTGCCTGTGGCCATCCCAGCGCCCCGGCGGGGCCGTGGCCGAGGCCTGGGCACGGAGGACGCCACACCGTCAAGCTCCTCAGAGAACTACGTGCAGGAGACGCCACTGGTGCTGAGCCGGTGCAGTTCAGTCAGCTCGCTGGGCAGCTTCGGGAGCCCCTCCATCGCCAGCTCGGTGCCCAGCGAGCCCTGCAGCGGGTTGGGCAGCGGCACAGTCAGCCCCAGCGAGCTGCCCGACAGCCCCGGGCAGACCATGCCCCCCAGCCGCAGCAAGACGCCCCCAGCCGCGGGGCCTGGCCCGGGTGAGCGCAGTGGGGGCACCAGCCAGTTCTGCCTGCAGTGGGAGAGCTATGTGAAGCGCTTTCTGGACATCGCCGACTGCCGCGAGCGCTGCCGCCTGCCGTCGGAGCTGGATGCCGGCAGCGTGCGCTTCACGGTGGAGAAGCCAGGCGAGGACTTCTCGTGCGCCTCCAGCCTGAGCGCGCTGCCCCCGTATGAGCACTACGTGCAGCAGGACGTGGAGCTGCGCCTGCTGCCACCTGCCCGGCCTGAGCGCGGGGGCTTTGCGGGGCACCGCCGGCCGGACGAGACGGGAGCACGGCTGGAGGGCCCAGCGCCCACAGCCCCCCGTGCCTGCACGCcctccactgccaccaccaccgctGACACAGAGCTGGATCTGCTGCGGGCCTGCCTCGGCACTGCTGTGCCTGCCCGGGTGCGAAAGGTGGCCTCGGCACTGGTGTCTGGCCGCCACAGGGCGCTGCCGGTGCCCGTGTACATGCTGGTGCCTGCCCCGGCCCGAGAGGACGACTCCGGCAGTGACTCGCCCGAGGGCACACCTGTCAACTTCTCCAGCACAGCCTCACTTAGCGACGAGACGCTTCAGGGGCCCCCCCGGGATCGGCCCGGAGGGCGGCAGGACAGGCAGACACCGGCTGGCCGTTCCACCTCCTCCAGGCAGACTTCTGGGCAGCAGTACAGGGCAGGGGGCGTCAGCCAGAATATGGAGCAAGCCCGTGGAAAGAGCAGGAGCCGGGCAGGCCTGGAGCTGCCCCTTGGCCGTCCCCCCAGTGCCCGCTCAGACCAAGATGGGCCTTGCCCAGGCCGGGCACGTGGAGATGGTGGGCTGCAGTCACTGTGCCTCACCACGCCCACCGAGGAGGCTGTGTACTGCTTCTACAATGACTCTGATGATGAGAAGCCAGCCACAGCAGCCAAACCTCCGCGGCGGGCCTCTGCCATCCCCCGGGCCCTGAAGACAGAGCGCCAGGTAGGCAGGAAGGCTGTACCCAAGGCCGTGCCCAAAGCTCCACCTAAAGCTGCGCCACCTGCCCTGCCACCCCCCCGGGCACACCCCAGCCTCATTGTGGATGAGACCCCACCCTGCTACTCGCTGAGCTCCTCCGTCAGCTCCCTGAGCGAGCCAGAGCCGGAGCAGACAGCTGGCCAGCCCCACGGCCAGGGCTCAGCAGTCGGCAAGAACTCAGATGTGGCCAGTGGGCATGGTGGCGGGTCACCCAGCCCGCGGGCCGAGGAGGAGATGCTGCGGAGCTGCATCAGCTCGGCCATGCCCAGACGCCGGACCCCAGCGTCTGGGTCCCAGCGGCAGAAGCCCCGACCAGCCCAGCCATGCGCTGAGGCGGCCCGGGAGCGTGGGGAGGAGGCTGCGGGCTCGGACCGCGGTGCTTCGGACCTGGACAGCGTCGAGTGGCGGGCCATCCAGGAGGGCGCCAACTCCATCGTCACCTGGTTGCACCAGGCGGCAGCCGCGGCGGCCACCCAGGAGGCCAAGTCCGACTCGGTTCCGTCCTACACATCAGCGCCCAACACAGACAGGAAGCGGCGGCGACCTCGGGCGGAGGGCCAGGCGGTCAGCGCAGGACGGCAGGAGAGACGGGCCGTGTTTGATCGCAGTGGCCCCGAGCAGCCGCGCGGCGCTCAGAAGGCGGTGTCCGGCGTACCAGCCGTGCTGAGGGGACGGACGGTCATCTACATGCCAACCCCAACACCCCGGGGACAGCTTAGAGGCGCGCCCGGACCCCGTGTCGCCCCGCGGAAGACAGAGCCCCCAAGCCCCGCGCAGCCAGCCGCCCGAACCCTAACTCCTGGCTCCGGGCAACAGCGTTCCCGCAGCCTGCACCGGCCCGGCAAGATCTCGGAGCTGGCGCTGCGCAGCCCCCTGCAGAGGagcgccacgccgcccgcgcgcctgGCCAAGACCCCCTCACCCGGCTCATCGCAGAGCTCCTCCGCCGCCCCGCCGCCGCCCAGGAAGGGCCCCCAGAGCGCCCCGCCGGGGCCCCTGCCCGGGCCCGGGGCCTCCTTGCCGGGGCCTAAGACGCCGACGCGCGCGCTGCTGGCCAAGGCTCACAAGACACAGAAATCGCCCGTGCGCATCCCGTTCATGCAGAAGCCGGCGCGCCGCGCGCCCCCGCCACTCGCCAGGACCGTGCGGGAGCTGGGTCCCCGTGGGCGGGCGGGCACCGAGGGTGGCGCGGGCACGCACGGGGGTCGCCTGGGCTTGGTGCGCGTGGCCTCGGCGCGCTCCAGCGGCAGCGAGTCCTCGGAGCGCTCGGGCTTCCGGCGGCAGCTGACCTTCATCAAGGAGTCACCTGGCCTGGCGCGCCGCCGCCGCGCGGAGCTGGCCCCGACCGAGGCCCCGGGAACCCCGCAGGCCAGCTCGCCCCGCCGCGGCCGCCCTGCGCTGCCCGCCGTCTTCCTCTGCTCCTCGCGCTGCGACGAACTCCGCGTGGCCCCCCGGAAGGCCCCGGCCCCGGCGCGCACCCCTGCCAGCCGCCCTGGGCCCGGCCCCACCGCGCGGCCGCCCCGGCGCACCAGCTCCGAGAGCCCGAGCCGCCTGCCGGTGCGCACTCCGGCCCCACGGCCCGAGGCAGTCCGGCGCTACGCGTCGCTGCCGCACATCAGCGTGGCCCGCGGGCCCGTTGCGCCCGGCCCCTCGACCCCGGCCGACACCGTCCGCCGCGGCAGCGACAGCGAGGCCCGGGCCCTGCCCAGGGTGGCCGCGCCGGGCAGCACGTGGCGGCGCATCCGCGACGAGGACGTGCCACACATTCTGCGCAGCACGCTGCCGGCCTCTGCCCTGCCACTGGGGGGCGCTGCCGCGCCTGAGGGGATCCCGGGGAGTCCCCCACCGCCGCGCAAGACCAGTGACGCCGTGGTTCAGACCGAGGACTTCGCGACCACCAAGACCAACTCCAGCACCTCCCCAAGCCTGGAGAGCCGAGAGCCCCCCCAGAGCCCGGCCAGCGGCCCAGGACCCCTTGGCAGCGACGTGGACAGACCCAGTCCGTCCAAGGCGCCCCCAGCCGTCCCCTTTGCGCACGAGGGCCTAGGTGTCCCCGCGGGAGGCTTCCCCGCCAGCCGCCACGGCTCGCCCAGCCGCTCCGCCCGGGTGCCCCCCTTCAATTACGTACCCAGCCCCATGGCTGCTGCGACCACGCCCGACTCGGCGGTGGAGAAGGCCCCCGCCACTGCCCCGGCTGGCCTCCTGGAATAG